From one Salmo salar chromosome ssa09, Ssal_v3.1, whole genome shotgun sequence genomic stretch:
- the gnpnat1 gene encoding glucosamine 6-phosphate N-acetyltransferase — protein sequence MSPACGMLLDETPLFEPALLQELDWSSKTVSFSPPISPSQPGEGLVLRPLCTADFNRGFYKVLSQLTTVGDVTPEQFIKKFEHMKKTGDYYVIVVEDTNLGQIVATATLITEHKFIHSCAKRGRVEEVVVSDVCRGKQLGKLLVSTLTLLSKKLDCYKITLECAPKNVAFYTKFSYSASDETYMQCRFFD from the exons ATGTCACC agcctGTGGGATGCTGCTGGATGAGACGCCACTATTCGAGCCAGCTCTCCTCCAGGAGCTGGACTGGAGTAGCAAGACCGTGTCCTTCTCTCCCCCAATCTCCCCCTCCCAGCCTGGGGAAGGTCTGGTCCTCAGGCCCCTCTGCACAGCCGACTTCAACAGGG gattctacaaggtgttatCCCAACTCACAACTGTAGGAGATGTTACGCCAGAGCAGTTTATTA AGAAATTTGAGCACATGAAAAAGACTGGGGACTACTATGTCATCGTGGTGGAGGACACAAACCTGGGACAGATTGTTGCCACGGCCACATTGATCACAGAGCACAAATTCATTCATTCCTGTGCAAAG AGAGGAAGGGTGGAGGAGGTAGTTGTCAGTGACGTGTGCCGGGGAAAACAGCTGGGGAAACT GTTAGTGTCGACCCTCACTCTCCTCAGCAAAAAACTAGATTGCTATAAAATAACATTGGAATGTGCACCCAAGAACGTGGCCTTCTACACAAAGTTTAGCTACTCCGCATCAGACGAGACTTACATGCAGTGTCGGTTCTTTGATTGA
- the styx gene encoding serine/threonine/tyrosine-interacting protein, whose amino-acid sequence MDEENKLQFPSLPPCKEDLLDWAYPMRREMQEILPGLFLGPYSAAMKSKLSILERQEITHLVCVRQDIEANFIKPNFPHKFRYLVLDIADNPVENIIRYFPMTKEFIDGCLASGGKVLVHGNAGISRSAALVIAYLMETFGVKYRDAFSHVQERRFCINPNVGFVHQLQEYEAIYSAKLTIKMSPIQLGRSFSLHAGMPGSLKRSLEEDEDFGGMQVAAEQNG is encoded by the exons ATGGACGAGGAGAATAAGCTTCAGTTCCCGTCCCTTCCTCCGTGTAAGGAGGATCTATTG GATTGGGCGTATCCAATGAGACGAGAAATGCAG GAAATTCTACCAGGCCTATTTTTAGGTCCCTACTCAGCTGCTATGAAAAGCAAG CTTTCCATCCTTGAAAGACAGGAGATAACGCATTTAGTGTGTGTTCGCCAAGATATTGAGGCAAATTTTATAAAGCCCAACTTCCCACATAAATTTAG GTACCTCGTTTTAGATATTGCTGACAATCCTGTGGAAAACATAATTAGATATTTCCCTATG ACTAAAGAATTtattgatggctgtttagcaagcggag GAAAGGTACTAGTTCATGGAAACGCAGGGATATCGAGAAG TGCTGCCTTGGTTATTGCATACCTTATGGAGACATTTGGTGTAAAATACAG GGATGCTTTCAGCCACGTTCAGGAGAGGAGATTCTGCATCAACCCTAACGTCGGCTTTGTGCATCAATTACAG GAATATGAAGCGATCTACTCAGCTAAACTGACCATCAAGATGTCACCAATACAGCTGGGCAGATCATTCTCCCTGCATGCTGGAATGCCAG GCAGCCTGAAACGAAGCCTGGAAGAAGACGAGGATTTTGGGGGAATGCAGGTCGCCGCTGAGCAGAACGGATAG
- the gnpnat1 gene encoding glucosamine 6-phosphate N-acetyltransferase isoform X1: MLLDETPLFEPALLQELDWSSKTVSFSPPISPSQPGEGLVLRPLCTADFNRGFYKVLSQLTTVGDVTPEQFIKKFEHMKKTGDYYVIVVEDTNLGQIVATATLITEHKFIHSCAKRGRVEEVVVSDVCRGKQLGKLLVSTLTLLSKKLDCYKITLECAPKNVAFYTKFSYSASDETYMQCRFFD; the protein is encoded by the exons ATGCTGCTGGATGAGACGCCACTATTCGAGCCAGCTCTCCTCCAGGAGCTGGACTGGAGTAGCAAGACCGTGTCCTTCTCTCCCCCAATCTCCCCCTCCCAGCCTGGGGAAGGTCTGGTCCTCAGGCCCCTCTGCACAGCCGACTTCAACAGGG gattctacaaggtgttatCCCAACTCACAACTGTAGGAGATGTTACGCCAGAGCAGTTTATTA AGAAATTTGAGCACATGAAAAAGACTGGGGACTACTATGTCATCGTGGTGGAGGACACAAACCTGGGACAGATTGTTGCCACGGCCACATTGATCACAGAGCACAAATTCATTCATTCCTGTGCAAAG AGAGGAAGGGTGGAGGAGGTAGTTGTCAGTGACGTGTGCCGGGGAAAACAGCTGGGGAAACT GTTAGTGTCGACCCTCACTCTCCTCAGCAAAAAACTAGATTGCTATAAAATAACATTGGAATGTGCACCCAAGAACGTGGCCTTCTACACAAAGTTTAGCTACTCCGCATCAGACGAGACTTACATGCAGTGTCGGTTCTTTGATTGA